In Rubrobacter radiotolerans DSM 5868, a genomic segment contains:
- a CDS encoding ABC transporter ATP-binding protein: MSAVIETSKLSKRYGRKSRGIEDVDLTVEEGEVFGFLGPNGAGKTTTIRVLLGFMRPTSGAAEIFGRDIVRESVEIRTNVGNLPGEFALEDKMTGEKLLRFFARLRDVKDLGYAYELAERLGADLHRPMRRLSRGNKQKIGLIQAMFHRPPLLVLDEPTGGLDPLVQEEFLRIVDEVREEGRTVFFCSHVLSEVERVCDRVGIIRDGLLVDVEPTDRLINKSFRHVRLVFERAVDPAPFRALSGVENLRAEGPEIRFTLHDEPDRMIKLAAEHRLVNLEYERPSLEEIFLTYYGKTDGPNEEEDER, from the coding sequence ATGAGCGCGGTTATAGAGACCAGCAAGCTCTCGAAGAGGTACGGAAGAAAGAGTCGCGGCATAGAGGACGTGGACCTCACCGTCGAGGAGGGTGAGGTCTTTGGCTTTCTCGGGCCGAACGGGGCCGGGAAGACCACGACCATCCGCGTCCTGCTCGGCTTCATGCGGCCCACGTCGGGGGCAGCGGAGATCTTTGGCCGCGACATCGTCAGGGAGAGCGTGGAGATCCGGACAAACGTCGGGAACCTGCCCGGGGAGTTCGCCCTGGAGGACAAGATGACCGGGGAGAAGCTCCTCAGGTTCTTCGCCCGGCTCAGGGACGTGAAGGACCTCGGCTACGCATACGAGCTTGCGGAGCGCCTCGGGGCGGACCTTCACCGCCCGATGCGCAGGCTCAGCCGGGGCAACAAGCAGAAGATCGGTCTCATTCAGGCGATGTTCCACCGGCCGCCGCTGCTCGTGCTCGACGAGCCGACCGGCGGCCTCGACCCGCTCGTGCAGGAGGAGTTCCTGAGGATAGTAGACGAGGTCCGGGAGGAGGGAAGAACGGTCTTTTTCTGCTCGCACGTGCTCTCCGAGGTCGAGCGCGTGTGCGACCGGGTCGGGATCATTCGCGATGGTCTGCTCGTGGACGTGGAGCCGACGGACCGGCTCATAAACAAGTCCTTCCGTCACGTCCGGCTCGTCTTCGAGCGAGCGGTGGACCCGGCCCCGTTCCGGGCCCTCAGCGGGGTCGAGAACCTGCGGGCGGAGGGGCCGGAGATCCGGTTCACCCTCCACGACGAACCCGACCGGATGATCAAGCTCGCCGCGGAGCACCGCCTCGTGAACCTCGAGTACGAGCGCCCGAGCCTGGAGGAGATCTTCCTCACCTACTACGGCAAGACGGACGGCCCGAACGAAGAGGAGGATGAGCGATGA
- a CDS encoding GbsR/MarR family transcriptional regulator: MDEEKKEYVEELAVFWGGFGMPKMQGRVMGALLVADPPQMTAEELAGELRASRGSISSATRALIQLGVVERRTRPGERKDYFQTRTNWSELMHQQIGTYTAFRKIAERGLRIMEGSPPESKRDLEEIHSLYSHLEREMPALIERWERSRKDTR, from the coding sequence ATGGACGAGGAGAAAAAGGAGTACGTCGAGGAGTTGGCGGTATTCTGGGGTGGGTTCGGGATGCCGAAGATGCAGGGGCGGGTGATGGGAGCGTTGCTTGTTGCGGACCCGCCGCAGATGACGGCCGAGGAGTTGGCCGGGGAGTTGAGAGCGAGTCGGGGTTCGATCAGCTCTGCGACGCGGGCCCTGATCCAGCTCGGCGTTGTGGAGCGCAGGACGAGGCCCGGCGAGAGGAAGGACTACTTCCAGACCCGCACCAACTGGTCGGAGCTGATGCATCAGCAGATCGGCACGTACACGGCGTTCAGGAAGATAGCGGAGCGCGGGCTCCGGATAATGGAGGGCAGTCCCCCCGAGTCCAAGCGCGACCTTGAGGAGATACACAGCCTGTACTCCCATCTGGAGCGCGAGATGCCCGCCCTGATCGAGCGCTGGGAACGGTCGAGAAAGGACACGAGATGA
- a CDS encoding ABC transporter permease subunit translates to MSETAATLRRPSGTLGTLVAHTLRLQLKSVLIWGGVLGTYSAAIVASYLTFGDTEQLDQIMSAYPQELLEAFGITDMSTLEGYLAGQIFNLAPLALAFFPILALSSAIAGSEERGTIDVLLGNPVPRWQVVVASFVATAVSLLAIVAITGALMYGTAVLADLELDFVASVEAVLNLWPISLFFGGLALLCSALFHRRALAIAVPGLVLFAMYLADTLGRISKDLEAYRDFSVFYYYAPEESAIIDGIDWASFAGITALAVLFMLLAVLVFRRRDIYT, encoded by the coding sequence ATGAGCGAGACCGCCGCGACGCTTCGCAGGCCCTCGGGGACGCTCGGGACGCTGGTCGCGCACACGCTGCGTCTGCAACTGAAGAGCGTCCTTATCTGGGGCGGAGTTCTCGGGACGTACTCGGCGGCGATCGTCGCTTCGTACCTGACCTTCGGGGACACCGAGCAGCTGGATCAGATCATGTCCGCCTACCCGCAGGAGCTTCTTGAGGCGTTCGGCATCACCGACATGAGCACGCTTGAGGGGTATCTTGCCGGGCAGATCTTCAACCTCGCCCCGCTCGCGCTCGCGTTCTTCCCGATCCTCGCGCTCTCCAGCGCCATCGCCGGGTCCGAGGAGCGCGGCACGATAGACGTCCTGCTCGGGAACCCCGTCCCGCGCTGGCAGGTCGTCGTCGCGAGCTTCGTGGCGACCGCCGTCTCGCTGCTCGCTATCGTTGCGATCACGGGCGCGCTGATGTACGGAACGGCCGTTCTTGCGGACCTGGAGCTCGACTTTGTCGCGAGCGTCGAGGCGGTCTTGAACCTGTGGCCGATCTCGCTCTTCTTCGGCGGGCTTGCGCTCCTTTGCTCGGCGCTCTTCCACCGTCGGGCGCTCGCCATCGCCGTCCCCGGGCTCGTGCTCTTCGCGATGTACCTCGCCGACACCCTCGGGCGCATCTCCAAGGACCTCGAAGCCTACCGGGACTTCTCCGTCTTCTACTACTACGCTCCCGAGGAGTCGGCCATAATCGACGGCATAGACTGGGCGTCTTTCGCCGGGATCACGGCCCTCGCCGTTCTCTTTATGCTGCTCGCCGTACTCGTCTTCCGCCGCCGGGACATCTACACCTAG